Genomic segment of Iocasia fonsfrigidae:
AAAAGAAGAAGAGGTCTTTTTACCTGGTCAGAGTGAATCAATTATCATCCCCCGGAATTCAGCTGCTCTCCATTTGATTCAACGGGTCAGGGATGAGGCCCACAGGTTTGCCGTCAGTTATCACCGGAAATTACGTTCCCGGCGTTTAACACATACAATGTTGGATGATATACCTGGTATAGGGCCTAAAAGGCGTGATGCCTTACTAAGGCATTTCGGTTCCCTGGCTGAGATCAGGGAGGCTTCTATCGGGCAGTTAAAGGCAGTAGATGGTGTCAGTTCCAAGACAGCCCGGGTTATTTTTGATTACCTTAAGGAAAATACTAGACCGTAAAAATTAAGATATTGATTGACAATGTAAATACTAAAATATATAATTTTGGTAAAGAAATAGAATACTAATAATCTGGAGCTGATATAAATGGCTTATAAATTACTGGTGCTGGATCTAGATGATACATTGTTGGACAGTGAGCAGAGACTGCCGGAACAGAACGTAATATCGATTAAAAAATTGAGTAAATTAGGGGTAAGGGTTGTTATTGCTACGGGCAGAATGTTTATCTCTGCCCTCCCATATGTTAAGGAACTGGAACTTAAAGGACCGGTTATTACTTACAATGGTGCTTTTGTCAAGGATGTTACCCTTGATAAGGTAATCTACCATCAGCCGATGGATCATAAGATTGCCCTGAGAATAATTAAAGATATGGAGGAAGAGGGATTACATATTAATCTATATCAGGATGATCAACTCTATGTTGCTGAAGAAAATGACAGGAGTAAGTATTATGAAAGGACTGCTGGGGTTAAGGTGGAAACAGTTGGTAAGATATCAGACTTTATTGCTAAGCCGCCGACCAAGGTCTTAATTGTTGAAAAGGATCAGACTAAAAAAGAAAAAGCCCTGAGGTATTTTAGAGAAAAATATGGGGAATATATTGAGATAACAGAATCAAAGGACTACTATATCGAATTTATGGCCAGGGGTGTGTCTAAAGGTAAAGCAGTTGAGCGTCTGGCAGGTCAGCTGGGAATAGAGCGTTCAGAAGTGATAGCTGTTGGAGATAATTGGAATGACCTGGAGATGATAGAATGGGCAGGTCTGGGTGTAGCTATGGAAAATGCCCCTGCTGCTGTTAAAGAAAAGGCAGACTGTATTACCCTACCACACTATCAGGCAGGGGTTTCACACCTTATAAAAGAGATTTTTGCTATTTAGGATTGGAAGGGGCTTATGTGAAGTGGGAAAATGTCTATTCTTGTTGACAAGATACTTAAGTAAGTATATAATAAATTTTGGAGATTAGGAAACATTCATTGCAATATATGGGGAGGTGAACCGATAATGGCTCATGTTATTTCTGATGAATGTATTAGCTGTGGTTCCTGTGAATCAGAATGCCCTGTAGAGGCAATTAGCCAGGGAGATACTCAGTATGATATTGATGCTGATACCTGTATTGACTGTGGTGCATGTGTGGCAGTCTGTCCTGTAGAAGCCATCAGTGCGGAATAATAGAATAACTACTTATCTTAAGAGAAAACCGGATATTAGTCCGGTTTCCTTATTTTCAAAAACTTGATTAATATACTCAGATATATAATTTTACCGGATATCTCATGAATGCTCCTATTTAATAAGGGTAGATTATAGGTGAAGGGGTATAGGTATAATTTAAAAATACTGGAAATATTTTTGTTAAAATATGCCAGAGGAGAGTGATATCAATTGAAGAATAAAGTGGTTATTATTGGTGCTGGATTGGTAGGTGCTACAGCTGCTTATGCTATTATGAACCGGGGACTGGCTTCAGAGATTGTCCTGGTTGATATAAACAAAGAGCGGGCAGAAGGTGAGGCTATGGACCTTAACCATGGGGCTGCCTTTGTAAAACCTGTTAAAGTAAAACATGGTGGGTATGAGGAATGTAGAGATGCTCGAATTGTTATTATATCAGCAGGGGTAAACCAGAAACCTGGTGAGACCAGGCTTGACCTGGTCAAGAAGAATACAGAGGTTTTTAAAAAGATTATTCCTAATATAAGCAAATATACCAGAGAAGCAATCCTACTTGTTGTTACAAATCCAGTAGATATTCTTACATATGTTACTCAGAAATTATCAGATTTACCACAAAATATGATCCTCGGCTCAGGTACAGTACTTGATACTTCACGATTCCGTTATCAATTAAGTGACCATTGTGGTGTTAACCCCAAGAATATTCACGCTTATATTATTGGTGAACATGGA
This window contains:
- a CDS encoding Cof-type HAD-IIB family hydrolase is translated as MAYKLLVLDLDDTLLDSEQRLPEQNVISIKKLSKLGVRVVIATGRMFISALPYVKELELKGPVITYNGAFVKDVTLDKVIYHQPMDHKIALRIIKDMEEEGLHINLYQDDQLYVAEENDRSKYYERTAGVKVETVGKISDFIAKPPTKVLIVEKDQTKKEKALRYFREKYGEYIEITESKDYYIEFMARGVSKGKAVERLAGQLGIERSEVIAVGDNWNDLEMIEWAGLGVAMENAPAAVKEKADCITLPHYQAGVSHLIKEIFAI
- a CDS encoding DUF362 domain-containing protein, which gives rise to MAHVISDECISCGSCESECPVEAISQGDTQYDIDADTCIDCGACVAVCPVEAISAE
- a CDS encoding L-lactate dehydrogenase: MKNKVVIIGAGLVGATAAYAIMNRGLASEIVLVDINKERAEGEAMDLNHGAAFVKPVKVKHGGYEECRDARIVIISAGVNQKPGETRLDLVKKNTEVFKKIIPNISKYTREAILLVVTNPVDILTYVTQKLSDLPQNMILGSGTVLDTSRFRYQLSDHCGVNPKNIHAYIIGEHGDHEVAAWSLTNVAGVPFKDYCIVCDKDCATHDFRDKMSEKVRQAAYEIIDRKGATYYAVGLAVARIVESIFRDEHTILTVSTLLTGEYGIDDLVLSIPSIVGSRGVEKVLNLTLSSQEEEELLKSAGVLKGIIQELDI